Proteins encoded by one window of Arabidopsis thaliana chromosome 2, partial sequence:
- a CDS encoding Cysteine/Histidine-rich C1 domain family protein (Cysteine/Histidine-rich C1 domain family protein; INVOLVED IN: intracellular signaling pathway; LOCATED IN: cellular_component unknown; EXPRESSED IN: root; CONTAINS InterPro DOMAIN/s: Protein kinase C-like, phorbol ester/diacylglycerol binding (InterPro:IPR002219), C1-like (InterPro:IPR011424); BEST Arabidopsis thaliana protein match is: Cysteine/Histidine-rich C1 domain family protein (TAIR:AT2G27660.1); Has 1568 Blast hits to 620 proteins in 20 species: Archae - 0; Bacteria - 0; Metazoa - 3; Fungi - 0; Plants - 1565; Viruses - 0; Other Eukaryotes - 0 (source: NCBI BLink).), which translates to MEYKHFSHPHTLKLQQIQPHKSSDSSVICSGCESAISESETAYICSTCDFNLHEQCGNAVRGMQHPSHAGLHHLTLVPYTTYSAGTFLCRACGCTGGKGFSYCCPLCDFDLHVQCAHLPQVLVHESHPMHSLLLVYNSTPPMSFTQFGFGNQLVCNLCNMTMDGRFWSYNCYACNYHIHASCAVNKPNPVAASAENCGASDEGKTPTAESVPVQGLETEQTEQVAAITEQVEDPVLRQQLELQKLQLELDMSSALANMIGSFNLSSFV; encoded by the coding sequence ATGGAGTACAAACATTTCAGCCATCCACACACTCTAAAACTCCAACAGATTCAGCCACATAAAAGCTCAGATTCTTCAGTAATCTGCTCAGGTTGTGAATCAGCCATCTCTGAATCCGAAACCGCGTATATCTGTTCAACATGTGACTTCAATCTTCATGAGCAATGTGGTAACGCAGTGCGTGGGATGCAACATCCTTCTCACGCTGGTCTCCACCACTTGACTCTAGTCCCTTACACAACTTACAGCGCTGGTACCTTCCTCTGCAGAGCCTGTGGCTGCACTGGAGGTAAAGGGTTCTCTTACTGTTGTCCTTTGTGTGACTTTGACCTTCATGTTCAATGCGCTCACCTGCCTCAGGTCTTGGTTCATGAGTCTCATCCTATGCatagtcttcttcttgtctacAACAGTACTCCTCCTATGTCTTTTACTCAGTTTGGTTTCGGGAATCAGCTTGTTTGCAATCTTTGTAATATGACTATGGATGGTAGGTTTTGGTCTTACAACTGTTATGCTTGTAACTATCATATTCATGCTTCATGTGCTGTGAATAAGCCCAATCCAGTGGCTGCTTCTGCTGAGAACTGTGGGGCGAGTGATGAAGGAAAGACACCGACTGCTGAATCTGTTCCTGTTCAGGGTTTGGAGACTGAGCAGACGGAACAAGTAGCTGCAATAACAGAGCAAGTGGAAGATCCAGTTTTGAGGCAACAGCTTGAGCTTCAGAAGCTTCAGCTTGAGCTAGATATGAGTTCTGCTCTCGCAAACATGATTGGTTCCTTCAATCTCAGTTCTTTCGTTTGA
- the NUDX23 gene encoding nudix hydrolase homolog 23 (nudix hydrolase homolog 23 (NUDX23); CONTAINS InterPro DOMAIN/s: NUDIX hydrolase domain-like (InterPro:IPR015797), NUDIX hydrolase (InterPro:IPR020476), NUDIX hydrolase, conserved site (InterPro:IPR020084), NUDIX hydrolase domain (InterPro:IPR000086); Has 7171 Blast hits to 7171 proteins in 1678 species: Archae - 149; Bacteria - 5807; Metazoa - 107; Fungi - 42; Plants - 74; Viruses - 1; Other Eukaryotes - 991 (source: NCBI BLink).) has translation MLKAVQILGWSSGLTISQRLTKTRKSSTVSFISSSLNLSSVTSSSPRRIFSFKPTRMSSSLPGSDPVANSPTFVSVQSAGDVRKIKFCQWCGGPTKHEIPDGEEKLRAICTHCGKIAYQNPKMVVGCLIEHEGKVLLCKRNIQPSHGLWTLPAGYLEVGESAAQGAMRETWEEAGATVEVISPFAQLDIPLIGQTYVIFLAKLKNLHFAPGPESLECRLFALDEIPFDSLAFSSIYVTLNLYLEDLKKGKLKFHYGTINKRPGSSPSDIRAFSLDYHLQP, from the exons ATGCTAAAGGCCGTCCAGATCTTGGGTTGGTCATCAGGGTTAACCATCTCACAGAGATTGACCAAGACTCGCAAGTCCTCTACCGTCTCTTTCATCTCGTcatctctcaatctctcctCTGTCACTTCGAGCTCTCCTCGGAGAATCTTCTCTTTCAAGCCAACCAGAATGTCTTCCTCACTTCCCGGGTCTGACCCAGTTGCAAATTCCCCGACTTTCGTCTCTGTTCAATCAGCT GGAGATGTTCGTAAGATAAAGTTCTGTCAATGGTGTGGAGGACCAACCAAGCATGAAATACCTGACGGTGAAGAGAAATTGAGAGCTATTTGCACACATTGCGGCAAAATCGCTTATCAGAATCCTAAGATG GTTGTTGGTTGCCTTATAGAGCATGAAGGAAAAGTTTTACTTTGCAAACGTAACATTCAACCTTCACACGGTTTATG GACTCTTCCTGCTGGTTATCTAGAAGTTGGAGAATCAGCTGCACAAGGAGCAATGAGGGAAACTTGGGAAGAAGCAGGAGCTACTGTGGAAGTTATTTCACCTTTTGCTCAACTTGATATTCCTCTTATTGGccaa ACTTATGTTATATTCTTAGCCAAACTGAAGAACCTGCATTTTGCACCTGGTCCTGAATCATTGGAGTGCCGTCTTTTTGCACTAGATGAGATACCGTTTGATTCCTTGGCTTTTTCATCTATATATGTTACCTTAAATTTG TACTTGGAAGATCTGAAAAAAGGGAAACTAAAGTTTCACTATGGTACGATAAATAAAAG GCCTGGAAGTAGTCCTTCAGATATTCGCGCCTTTAGTCTTGATTACCATCTGCAACCGTAA
- the NUDX23 gene encoding nudix hydrolase homolog 23, with protein MLKAVQILGWSSGLTISQRLTKTRKSSTVSFISSSLNLSSVTSSSPRRIFSFKPTRMSSSLPGSDPVANSPTFVSVQSAGDVRKIKFCQWCGGPTKHEIPDGEEKLRAICTHCGKIAYQNPKMVVGCLIEHEGKVLLCKRNIQPSHGLWTLPAGYLEVGESAAQGAMRETWEEAGATVEVISPFAQLDIPLIGQTYVIFLAKLKNLHFAPGPESLECRLFALDEIPFDSLAFSSIYVTLNLYLEDLKKGKLKFHYGTINKRCVPIDISRM; from the exons ATGCTAAAGGCCGTCCAGATCTTGGGTTGGTCATCAGGGTTAACCATCTCACAGAGATTGACCAAGACTCGCAAGTCCTCTACCGTCTCTTTCATCTCGTcatctctcaatctctcctCTGTCACTTCGAGCTCTCCTCGGAGAATCTTCTCTTTCAAGCCAACCAGAATGTCTTCCTCACTTCCCGGGTCTGACCCAGTTGCAAATTCCCCGACTTTCGTCTCTGTTCAATCAGCT GGAGATGTTCGTAAGATAAAGTTCTGTCAATGGTGTGGAGGACCAACCAAGCATGAAATACCTGACGGTGAAGAGAAATTGAGAGCTATTTGCACACATTGCGGCAAAATCGCTTATCAGAATCCTAAGATG GTTGTTGGTTGCCTTATAGAGCATGAAGGAAAAGTTTTACTTTGCAAACGTAACATTCAACCTTCACACGGTTTATG GACTCTTCCTGCTGGTTATCTAGAAGTTGGAGAATCAGCTGCACAAGGAGCAATGAGGGAAACTTGGGAAGAAGCAGGAGCTACTGTGGAAGTTATTTCACCTTTTGCTCAACTTGATATTCCTCTTATTGGccaa ACTTATGTTATATTCTTAGCCAAACTGAAGAACCTGCATTTTGCACCTGGTCCTGAATCATTGGAGTGCCGTCTTTTTGCACTAGATGAGATACCGTTTGATTCCTTGGCTTTTTCATCTATATATGTTACCTTAAATTTG TACTTGGAAGATCTGAAAAAAGGGAAACTAAAGTTTCACTATGGTACGATAAATAAAAGGTGCGTTCCAATTGATATCTCCCGCATGTAG
- a CDS encoding DnaJ domain protein: MNTAAAIKAAICRPQSYCSLLKTAFFHSTPVLERKRRSSSSSDGLFTTCKSNAQKKKRSKKFLREHQEAVRRAVEELKQEREEAAKKAKEAKEKEKTKRPLNSWRSKYNFYEGGEEKDEKEEENKEDGYGSRKSRGSVFESIEYQASHRQTLGLSPWGPLKLEDVKKAYRTCALQWHPDRHEEFNKEAAEEKFKLCTVAYQSLIEKLAVK, encoded by the exons ATGAACACTGCCGCCGCAATTAAAGCAGCGATTTGCAGACCGCAAAGCTATTGTTCTCTCCTGAAAACTGCGTTTTTTCATTCTACTCCTGTCTTAGAACGCAAACGCcgttcctcttcttcttcggacGGTCTCTTCACTACATGT AAATCAAAtgctcagaagaagaagagaagcaagaaatTTTTGAGGGAACATCAAGAAGCAGTGCGTCGTGCTGTTGAAGAActtaaacaagaaagagaagag GCCGCTAAAAAAGCcaaagaagctaaagaaaaagagaaaaccaaaCGACCCCT CAACTCTTGGAGATCGAAATATAACTTCTatgaaggaggagaagaaaaagatgagaaagaagaagaaaacaaagaagatggcTATGGTTCAAGAAAATCCAGAGGCTCAGTGTTTGAGTCAATTGAATACCAAGCCTCTCATAGACAAACACTTGGTCTGAGTCCTTGGGGTCCCTTAAAACTCGAAGATGTCAAAAAAGC aTATCGAACTTGTGCATTACAATGGCATCCAGATCGTCATGAGGAATTTAACAAG GAGGCAGCTGAAGAAAAGTTCAAGCTCTGCACTGTTGCTTATCAATCTTTAATCGAGAAGTTAGCAGTCAAATAA